A stretch of the Amycolatopsis sp. BJA-103 genome encodes the following:
- a CDS encoding L,D-transpeptidase family protein translates to MTQQQTSCGGARPRAVHALFALVLVVLPLSGCGTTTGGAAAAPVATLSPSPEALAALPEANTFGELDSAPADPAAALPAGGEVLHPTTDVAVYRAPGAEPIARLPETQIGSPTWVPVIARQGDWAQVLLPVRPNGATGWLHATPETVESAHNDFQVTVDLGKFRLEILEAGKPTGSWTIGTGRAEHPTPTGRAFILASIKESVNTYSPIVLPLSNHSDSHETFGGGPGTVGLHTWPDESFVGKATSDGCIRVTREALDRLVELPLGTVVQIA, encoded by the coding sequence ATGACCCAACAGCAGACCTCTTGCGGTGGCGCACGCCCTCGTGCGGTTCATGCGCTCTTCGCCTTGGTGCTGGTGGTGCTGCCGCTGTCCGGCTGCGGTACCACGACAGGCGGTGCGGCAGCGGCCCCCGTCGCCACGCTGTCGCCGTCGCCCGAGGCACTGGCCGCACTGCCCGAAGCGAACACCTTCGGCGAGCTGGACTCGGCACCCGCCGACCCGGCCGCCGCACTCCCCGCCGGGGGTGAAGTGCTGCACCCGACCACGGACGTGGCGGTCTACCGAGCCCCGGGCGCGGAACCGATCGCCCGGCTGCCGGAGACTCAGATCGGCTCGCCGACCTGGGTTCCGGTGATCGCCCGCCAGGGCGACTGGGCGCAGGTACTGCTGCCCGTGCGACCCAACGGCGCGACAGGCTGGCTGCACGCCACGCCCGAGACCGTCGAATCGGCGCACAACGACTTCCAGGTCACGGTCGATCTCGGCAAATTCCGCCTGGAAATCCTCGAAGCGGGCAAGCCGACCGGCTCGTGGACCATCGGTACCGGCAGGGCCGAGCACCCCACGCCCACCGGCCGCGCGTTCATCCTCGCCTCCATCAAGGAGAGCGTGAACACCTACAGCCCGATCGTGCTGCCGCTGAGCAACCATTCCGATTCACACGAGACCTTCGGTGGCGGGCCCGGCACGGTCGGCCTGCACACCTGGCCGGACGAGAGCTTCGTCGGCAAAGCAACCAGCGACGGTTGCATCCGGGTCACCCGCGAGGCGCTCGACCGCCTCGTGGAGTTGCCGCTCGGCACCGTCGTGCAGATCGCCTGA
- a CDS encoding HIT family protein, with translation MTTRVPWRPDAYLDLARRACFVCELLAGNPEYPHHIAHRDDHAVVFASRFPSVLGHFLVAPVEHREHAIADFTTDEYLGLQAIVHRAGRALTDLLPTERLYVLSLGSQQANRHVHWHLAPLPPGVPYDQQQTAIFAPERGHLDIPEDEIAELARRLGERMAA, from the coding sequence GTGACCACACGTGTGCCTTGGCGGCCCGACGCCTACCTCGACCTCGCCCGCCGTGCTTGCTTCGTCTGCGAACTGCTCGCCGGTAACCCCGAATATCCACACCACATCGCCCACCGCGACGACCACGCCGTCGTCTTCGCCAGCCGCTTCCCCTCCGTGCTCGGGCACTTCCTCGTCGCTCCGGTCGAACACCGCGAACACGCCATCGCCGACTTCACCACCGACGAATACCTCGGCCTCCAAGCGATCGTGCACCGCGCGGGCCGCGCACTCACCGACCTGCTCCCCACCGAACGCCTCTACGTGCTGTCCCTCGGCAGCCAGCAAGCCAACCGGCACGTCCACTGGCACCTCGCGCCACTGCCACCCGGCGTGCCCTACGACCAGCAGCAGACGGCAATCTTCGCTCCGGAGCGAGGCCACCTCGACATCCCGGAGGACGAGATCGCCGAACTCGCCCGACGCCTCGGCGAACGCATGGCCGCCTGA
- a CDS encoding response regulator, protein MIRVVVADDQEAAREGMRLLLSGEPDIEVVGAAVDGADLLALARRRRPDVVFTDIRMPGLDGIEAIRRLSVLDPGLAVIAVTTFDLDEYLFGALQAGAVGFVLKDSAPELFVDAVRLAHRGQGLIDPQVTRRLVTRFARTSPRPAPPELALLTPRETEVLRGLARGLANAEIASEFGIAVGTVKIHVERLLAKLGVATRVQAVIQAHKYGVVTWDD, encoded by the coding sequence GTGATCAGGGTCGTCGTCGCCGACGATCAGGAAGCGGCCCGGGAAGGGATGCGGCTGCTGCTCTCCGGCGAACCGGACATCGAGGTCGTCGGTGCGGCCGTGGACGGTGCCGATCTGCTCGCGCTCGCGCGGCGACGCCGGCCCGACGTGGTGTTCACCGACATCCGCATGCCCGGATTGGACGGTATCGAGGCGATCAGAAGACTGAGCGTGCTGGATCCCGGGCTCGCGGTCATCGCGGTGACCACGTTCGATCTCGACGAGTACCTCTTCGGCGCCCTGCAGGCCGGCGCGGTCGGGTTCGTCCTGAAGGACAGCGCGCCCGAATTGTTCGTCGACGCGGTGAGGCTCGCCCACCGCGGCCAAGGACTGATCGACCCGCAGGTGACGCGGCGACTGGTGACCCGCTTCGCCCGCACCTCACCGCGCCCCGCGCCACCGGAACTGGCGCTGCTGACCCCGCGCGAGACCGAGGTACTGCGCGGTCTCGCACGCGGGCTGGCCAACGCCGAGATCGCCTCGGAATTCGGCATCGCCGTGGGCACGGTGAAGATCCACGTCGAGCGGCTCCTGGCGAAGCTCGGGGTCGCGACCCGGGTGCAGGCGGTGATCCAGGCGCACAAGTACGGAGTGGTCACCTGGGACGACTGA